From Pontibacter actiniarum, a single genomic window includes:
- a CDS encoding ribonuclease D — protein MENTTLTHDGVTIKLIEEQEQLLETLATLSRSQELALDLEFDQNRFTYGFNLCLVQIADENGTCYIIDPFAVADLQPLFDLFEDGRITKIIHHSNNDILLLDKLGCNIRGVMDTDVAAKILNYERSSLATVLKEEFDMEIDKSQQSSNWNKRPLTEAQLKYAAIDVIYLHRIKAKLVQEIADLGRLHWLQEENQLLEALTYSEPENPHLKLKNAFRLNFYQQHILKHLFAFRDQMAMQFNKPASYVISNEALVELASTSNVDVHEWLNHTKGIHGGLKRSRNEKLLVDALSEARQSAKDNNISHDFPSNRWPRPVRTPETEQRREELVQVQKQIMANYGEFASRLIINQSLINDYSYTGELRCTKEYATQIVLSTASELGISLPTPVSKNNSSKN, from the coding sequence ATGGAAAATACAACGCTGACACACGATGGCGTAACGATAAAACTGATCGAAGAGCAGGAGCAACTGCTGGAAACCCTGGCCACACTTTCCAGGAGCCAGGAGCTTGCACTGGACCTGGAGTTCGACCAGAATCGCTTTACCTATGGTTTTAACCTCTGCCTGGTTCAAATTGCCGACGAAAACGGCACCTGCTATATTATAGACCCTTTTGCTGTTGCAGACCTGCAGCCGCTGTTCGACCTGTTTGAAGACGGTCGCATCACCAAGATTATCCATCACTCCAACAACGATATCCTGCTGCTAGATAAGCTGGGGTGCAACATTCGCGGTGTTATGGATACTGATGTAGCCGCCAAGATCCTGAACTATGAGCGCTCTTCGCTGGCAACCGTGCTAAAGGAGGAGTTTGACATGGAGATCGATAAATCGCAGCAGTCCAGCAACTGGAACAAGCGCCCGCTCACGGAGGCGCAGCTGAAGTACGCTGCCATCGACGTTATTTACCTGCACCGCATCAAGGCAAAACTGGTGCAGGAGATTGCTGACCTTGGCCGCCTGCACTGGCTGCAGGAGGAGAACCAGCTGTTGGAGGCGCTTACCTATTCGGAACCGGAGAACCCGCACCTAAAGCTGAAAAACGCTTTCAGGCTCAACTTCTATCAGCAGCACATTCTAAAGCACCTGTTCGCCTTTCGGGACCAGATGGCCATGCAGTTTAACAAGCCCGCCTCCTACGTTATTTCTAACGAGGCGCTTGTGGAGCTGGCCAGCACGTCTAACGTGGACGTGCACGAGTGGCTAAACCACACGAAGGGCATCCACGGGGGGCTTAAGCGCTCCCGCAACGAGAAGCTGCTGGTAGACGCGCTGTCGGAGGCCAGGCAAAGCGCCAAGGACAACAACATCAGCCACGACTTCCCGAGCAACCGCTGGCCGCGCCCAGTGCGCACCCCGGAAACGGAGCAGCGCCGGGAAGAGCTCGTGCAGGTGCAGAAACAGATTATGGCGAACTATGGTGAGTTTGCCTCCAGGCTGATTATCAACCAAAGCCTTATCAACGACTACAGTTATACTGGCGAACTTCGCTGCACCAAGGAATATGCAACGCAGATTGTTTTAAGTACAGCCTCGGAGCTGGGCATCAGTTTGCCCACACCTGTTTCTAAGAATAACAGCAGCAAAAATTAA